From Cataglyphis hispanica isolate Lineage 1 chromosome 19, ULB_Chis1_1.0, whole genome shotgun sequence, one genomic window encodes:
- the LOC126856743 gene encoding THAP domain-containing protein 5-like yields the protein MPMTCSILGCSSRYSKGKNIKFFRFPLKDKCRLTAWLNVIKRENWIPSKFDTVCNEHFTANDFMPCREAYKTFLRPTAVPSIFPSSTKSNKRKKYKIRTIDNENKKNKEDNIEKNNRSYEEKFINIRVEIDRTIDKDINNSHINIQSEVSYKNIENVHMIKDVIEEPNIYNGNINSNINLETCNSETAITEESCVISSMYEPMKVEKYQVNNYDNLDCLKLHCAKRSPTPNEINLRHKICMLQQKLRRRDAKIIYLRRLLKHLKQKEDILSVIQHL from the exons atgccaatGACTTGTAGCATACTTGGCTGTTCAAGTAGATATtcgaaaggaaaaaatatcaaattttttcg CTTTCCTCTCAAAGATAAGTGTCGATTGACAGCCTGgttaaatgtgataaaaagagaaaattggaTTCCCAGCAAATTTGATACTGTTTGCAATGAACATTTTACCGCAAATGATTTTATGCCTTGTCGAGAGgcttataaaacatttttaaggCCAACAGCAGTTCCCTCTATATTTCCTTCTTCTACAAAAAGTAACAAAAGGAAGAAATACAAAATCAGAACGatagataatgaaaataaaaaaaataaggaagataatatagaaaaaaataacagatcttatgaagaaaagtttataaatattcgcgTTGAGATAGATAGAACAatagataaagatataaataattcacataTTAATATCCAGTCAGAAGtaagttacaaaaatattgaaaatgtacATATGATAAAAGATGTAATAGAGGagccaaatatatataatggaaaCATCAATAGTAACATCAATCTAGAAACATGTAATTCAGAAACAGCTATAACAGAAGAGTCATGTGTAATATCATCAATGTATGAGCCGAtgaaagttgaaaaatatcaagtaaataattatgataatttagaCTGTTTGAAATTGCATTGTGCAAAAAGATCACCAACTCCcaacgaaataaatttgcgccataaaatttgcatgttACAGCAGAAACTTCGTAGGAGAGatgctaaaattatatatctgcgACggcttttaaaacatttaaaacagAAG GAGGATATTTTATCTGTCATTCAACATTTATGA
- the LOC126856742 gene encoding non-structural maintenance of chromosomes element 4 homolog A encodes MSNREILSDTCNKRRSPRERKDCLKHALQRTLVLQNVINKSTVNKLNEVINEADIVANETNIQEKALNQQEVLMDSQMMISSSKVLKTCTISLTKKMNDYDCIDFAQKLVKYVQGMSDNPELPPDWSLLEPQVTKLFKRVPNCSTLLGTLQPLEKKIIVRKKPEQRVAQQAAMVVPEKLVRATNTKDEDSVERTVRKIRKLIVTYYKETRKPLDFFKLILHPQDFGRAVRNMLYISFLVKDGIVTVRKDNNGSLVVQPCHREKNLQRSDTRTGIQNIISLNMKQWMTLIKIYKVEKPMIDFDEGK; translated from the exons ATGTCcaatagagaaatattatcagatacatgtaataaaagaCGTTCTCCTAGGGAACGTAAAGATTGTTTGAAACATGCCTTACAGCGAACACTGGttttac AGAATGTGATCAATAAATCTACTGTAAATAAACTTAATGAAGTTATAAATGAAGCTGACATTGTTGCTAATGAGAcaaatatacaagaaaaag CTCTTAATCAGCAGGAAGTACTTATGGATTCGCAAATGATGATATCATCTTCTAAAGTTCTGAAAACTTGCACTATTTCTCTGACAAAGAAAATGAATGACTATGACTGTATTGACTTTGCACAAAAGCTG GTGAAATATGTACAAGGAATGTCAGACAATCCAGAATTACCACCAGATTGGTCACTTTTAGAGCCACAAGTAACGAAATTATTCAAAAGGGTTCCTAACTGCAGTACACTCTTAG gtaCATTGCAGCCTttagagaagaaaattatagttaGGAAGAAACCTGAACAGAGAGTAGCACAGCAAGCTGCAATGGTAGTACCTGAGAAACTGGTGCGAGCCACAAATACCAAGGATGAGGACAGTGTTGAACGAACTGTGAGgaagattagaaaattaattgtaacttATTATAAGGAAACACGAAAACCACtcgatttcttcaaattaattttgcatccaCAAGATTTTGGAAGAGCTGTCAGAAATATGCTGTACATATCATTTCTTGTGAAAGATGGAATAGTGACAGTGAGGAAAG ataATAATGGAAGCCTTGTCGTACAACCATGTCAcagggaaaaaaatttacaaagaagTGATACTAGAACAGGCATTCAGAATataatttcgttaaatatgaaacaatggatg acattaataaagatatataaagtgGAGAAACCAATGATTGATTTTGATGAAGGCAAATAA
- the LOC126856872 gene encoding 40S ribosomal protein S14a-like, giving the protein MPPKRGKVQKEEVQVSLGPQLREGEVVFGVAHIFASFNDTFVHVTDLSGRETIARVTGGMKVKADRDEASPYAAMLAAQDVAEKCKSLGITALHIKLRATGGNKTKTPGPGAQSALRALARSNMKIGRIEDVTPIPSDSTRRKGGRRGRRL; this is encoded by the exons ATGCCGCCAAAACGTGGAAAGGTGCAGAAGGAAGAGGTGCAAGTTTCTCTTGGACCGCAACTCCGTGAAGGAGAGGTAGTTTTTGGTGTGGCTCACATTTTCGCGAGTTTCAATGACACGTTCGTACACGTTACTGATTTATCGGGCAG GGAAACAATCGCCAGAGTCACTGGTGGCATGAAGGTAAAGGCGGACCGTGACGAAGCCTCGCCCTATGCAGCTATGCTTGCGGCTCAG GATGTtgcagaaaaatgtaaatcctTGGGCATCACAGCGCTGCATATCAAACTGAGAGCTACAGGAGGTAATAAGACAAAGACTCCTGGTCCTGGTGCGCAATCTGCTCTGCGTGCTTTAGCTCGTTCGAACATGAAAATTGGTCGTATCGAAGATGTCACTCCCATTCCATCAGATTCGACCCGTAGAAAGGGAGGTCGCCGTGGACGCAGGCTGTAG
- the LOC126856867 gene encoding 40S ribosomal protein S9, with the protein MVNGRIPSVFSKTYVTPRRPYEKARLDQELRIIGEYGLRNKREVWRVKYTLAKIRKAARELLTLEEKDPKRLFEGNALLRRLVRIGVLNEAHMKLDYVLGLKIEDFLERRLQTQVFKLGLAKSIHHARVLIRQRHIRVRKQVVNIPSFIVRLDSQKHIDFSLKSPFGGGRPGRVKRKNLRKGSGGAAPEEEED; encoded by the exons ATGGTTAACGGAAGAATTCCGTCGGTCTTCTCCAAGACCTATGTTACTCCCAGAAGACCATACGAGAAAGCTCGCCTTGACCAAGAGTTACGCATCATCGGAGAATACGGTCTTCGTAACAAACGCGAAGTATGGAGGGTTAAGTACACCTTGGCTAAGATTCGGAAAGCTGCTCGTGAGTTGCTTACATTAGAGGAGAAAGATCCGAAACGTCTCTTCGAAG GAAATGCTTTACTTCGTCGTTTGGTAAGAATTGGTGTATTGAATGAAGCTCATATGAAACTCGATTATGTGTTGGGCTTGAAGATTGAAGATTTTCTGGAGCGACGTCTGCAAACTCAAGTATTTAAGCTAGGTCTGGCCAAATCCATTCATCATGCTCGCGTGCTTATTCGCCAACGACATATTCG AGTACGTAAACAGGTGGTGAATATCCCGTCGTTTATCGTGCGATTGGATTCGCAGAAGCACATTGATTTCTCGCTCAAATCGCCATTCGGCGGTGGCAGACCTGGCCGCGTCAAGAGGAAGAATCTGAGGAAGGGAAGCGGTGGCGCCGCACCTGAAGAAGAGGAGGATTAA